TGGCCGGTGACGTGCGTCCGGTGCGCAAGGGACCGGAGCGACTGCGGGAGGTGGCCAAGCTCGGGTTCCGGCAGGCGGTGGTGCCGAAGGCTCCGTTGCCCAAGCGGTTATCGTTGGAGGCGATCCAGGTACAAACCCTCAGGGAGGCGGCCGAAGCCTTAGGCCTGACGTGACATGGGGCCAAGACGCGATGCACGGCTGGAACTCCTGCGGCGCACGGCGCCCGGGACGCCCCTGCGCGAGGCGATCGACAGGGTGGTCCAGCTCGGCCGTGGCGGGCTGATCCTCATCGCCGACCGCGAGGTCGCCAGCCCGGTCATCGCCGCCGGGTTCGAGCTGAACGCCCCGTTCACCCCCCAGGCCATCGGCGAGCTCTCCAAGATGGACCGGGCGGTGGTGGTGGACGAAGACCTGCGCACCATCCTCTACGCCAACGCCCACCTCGTGCCCGACCCCACCCTCCCCTCCCAGGAGACGGGCACCCGCCACCGGGTGGCCGAGCAGATCGCCCGACAGCTCGACCGCCCGGTGATCGCCATCTCCGAGGAACGTCGCCAGGTGACCCTGTACCGCGGGGAGTGGAAGTACGAGCTCCAAGAGATCCAAACCCTGATCAGCCAGGTCTCCCAGGGGCTCCTCATCCTGGATCGGTATCGCCGGGAGCTACGGGACCTCCTGACCGAGCTCGCTCCGCTGGAGTTCGAGCAGCGGGTGTTGCCCTACCACGTGGCCGCAGTCATCCAGCGCATCCTCCAGATGCTCGACCTGGAGAAGGAGATCAAGCTCAGCCTGGTGGAGCTGGGGATGCACAAGGAGCTGCCGGAGCGGCATCTGGCCGGGCTGATGCGAGGGGTGCGAGAGGAGCTGGAGTTCATCGTACGGGATTTCCAGACGGACCCGTCCCGGCCGGTGGAAGAGGTGATGGCGGAACTGCTGGGCATGGGCCGGGAGGACCTGGTGAACCCGGAGGCGGTGCTCAAGCCGCTCGGCCTGGTGGACGAGGAGGATCTGGAGCGGCCGCTGCCCTCGCGCGGGTACCGGCTGCTCTCAAAGATCCCCAGGCTGCCGATGTCGGTCATCGAGCGGCTGGTGCAGGAGGTCGGAGCGCTGGACCAACTGCAGCGCGCCAACCGGCGGCAGTTGGAGAAGGTGAAGGGGATCGGGGAGGCGCGGGCGCGGGCGATCAAGTACGGCTTGGCCCGGTTCAAGACCGGCTACGCCGCCATCCTGGAGGGGTTCTAAGGCCCCACGAAACCCGGGCCGTCTTCTGTGGCCTGGCGAAATACACAGGATATGGAAAACCGGAGGTTCGAGAACGTGAACATGCCGTGTGGAGTTGAGGTCCCCAAGGAAATAGAGCGCATCGAGCAGGCGGCAGCGGCCCTGGCCCGGCTCGGGCGGCCGGAGGTGGCGGTGGTGTTGGGCTCGGGACTGTCTCAGGTGCTCCCGCTTCAGGGGGAGCGCACGCTCCGGTTCCCCGACATCCCCGGGTTCCCCGCCCCGACCGTGGCCGGCCACGCCGGCGAGGTGGCGGTGGGTGAGGTTTCCGGGCGGACGGTGCTCGTGCAGCGGGGGCGGGTCCACTACTACGAGGGCCACGAGCTTGGGGAAGTGGTGTTCCCGGTGCGGGTCTACGCCGTCCTGGGGGTGAAGGTCCTCGTGCTCACCAACGCCTCCGGGGCGATCGCGTTCGGCCTGGAGCCGGGGGACCTGGTGCTCGTCTCCGACCACATCAACCTGCTCGGGGGGAACCCCCTGCGCGGGCCGAACCTGGACCGGCTCGGCCCGCGGTTCCCGGACATGACTGCGGCCTACGACCCCGAGCTGCGTCGGCGGGCCCGGGAGGCGGCCCAGGACCTGGGGATCACCGTCAAGGAGGGGGTGTACCTGGCGACCACCGGGCCGTCGTACGAGACCCCGGCGGAGATCCGGGCGTTCCGGGCCCTCGGGGCAGACCTGGTGGGGATGTCCACCGTGCCCGAGGCCATCGCCGCCCGCCACGCCGGCCTGCGGGTGCTCGCGATTTCCTGCGTCACCAACCTCGCCGCCGGGGTGTCCCCGACCCCCCTCTCCCACGACGAGGTCATCGCCATCACCCGCCGCAAGGCGGGCGAGCTCGGCCGGCTCCTCCTCGCGCTGATCCCCAACCTCTAGCTTCCAAAAAGGCGCCTTCCCGGTTCGGGGCCGGGAAGGCGCTTCAACCTGCGGAAGCGGGCTCTCTATCTCCGTCGTCCGCAGCGTCCGGAACTGCAGTCGCCCACGGTCACGAGCCCGCTCGTGCGGCCCTCGGCCCCGGCGCTGTCGGTCACGGTGAGGACCACCAGGTACTGGCCGGGATTGGCGAACGTGTGGCGCACGATCTCCCCGTCCCCGGTGGCCCCATCGCCGAAGTCCCAGGTCCAGCGCACGATGTCCCCGTCAGGATCGGACGATCCGGACCCATCGAAGGTCACCTCCTCGTCCTCGAACGGGTCCCGGGGGTAGAACGTGAACGCGGCCGTGGGCGGGTTGTTCAGGGCGCGCACGACGGTGGTGGCCCGGCCGGTGCCGGACGGGCCCACCACCACCAGGGTGACCATGTACTCGCCGGCGCGGTCGAAGGTGTGGTCCACCTCTCGGCCAGAGGCGACCGGGCTCCCATCGCCGAAGTCCCACAGGAAGTCGGTGAGTGCGCCCTCGGGGTCGGTGGAGCGGGTGGCGTCGAAGTGCACCTGGAGGGGCGCCTGCCCCTGGGTCGGGGCGGCGGTGATCACCGCCAGGATCTTGGTGGCCGGCCCGACCTGGGGCGTACACCCGACCAGGGCTGCCAATGCCCCCAACATCGCCGCCGCGAAAAGCTTCTTCATGGTGACCTCACGGGGCCTGGCACCCCGGGCCGCCCTGGACCTCGACCACTTGGGTGACCGTGTGCTCCTGGCCGGCCGCGTCCACCACGGTCAGGGTCACCGGGTACCCTCCGCCGTACCAGTACCGGTGTTCCACCGACCGACCACTGGCCCACTGTCCGTTTCCGAACGCCCAGCGATACTCGACGATCGCGCCGTTGGGGCTGGTGGAGGCGGAGGCATCGAACACGATGGTCTCCCCGGTCCCGGGCCGCCACGGGGCGTAGGTGAAGCGGGCGGTGGGGGCAGGGAAACGCACCGTGACCTGGGTTTCTCGCCGGCTGGACAGCCCCCGCTCGTCGTACACCTCCAGCATCACCCGGTAGGTGCCGCCCCGCTCGTAGGTGTGGGACACCACCGGGCCCAAGCCCCGGGAACCGTCGCCGAAGTCCCAGATGTACTCGGTGATCCTCCCCTGGTCGGCGAACGACAGGGACCCATCGCAGATCACGGTGAGCGGGGCCACCCCCTCGCTCGGGCGCAGGGCAAACAGGGCCTCAGGCGGTTTCATCTGGAACTTGGCCACGCACCCTCCCAGGGCCAACGCCACGGCCAGCCCGCCGCCCACGATCAGGTACCTTCCGCGCATCGTCATCCCCCCTCCCTCATAGCGTGAACGCCAGACGCACGGTCAACCCCAGCCAAAGCCCGCTGAAATCGAGCGGGTCTCCCGAACCGTCGGCGTTGAGATCCAGCGGGACGGTCCCGGCTTGGGGCACCCCCAGCGGGGCCACCCGAAACCCGGCTTCCAGGCCCACGAACAGCCCCGATCCGAGGGGCAAGGAAACCCGGGTGAAGGCCGCCCCCACCGGGCCGTGAACGGTGTACGCCCGGTCCTCGTTACGGGGCAGGAACGGGACCGACCAGTCGGTGGGCAGGGCGGTGGGGAACACCCCGAGGTAGTGGAGGTTGGCGAGGCCCCACCCGGCAGAAAGGCCGATGCTGAAGAGGTCAGCCACCACGGTGAACGCGAGCTCCGCTTCGACCGTGGCCAGTTGGGCCTGAAGCGCCAGGTGCACTGGATGCTCGGCGCCCCCTTGGGTCCACACGCCCTGGGTGGCCGTCTCCACCTTGGCCAGGGAAAGCTGCGCCCCGACCATCAGCCCCTCCCCCCACGCCTCGGTGAACCGCAGGCCGACCCCATCGCGAAGGGCGGGGAGGGGAGGAACCGGGCTCTCCGGGAGCCGCTCGTTGACGAAGTCGATGGTATGGTTGGCGAGCTGGATGAACGTGGTGAGCGAGGCCATCGACGTGAGGACCCATTGGGCTCCGGATTCCACCACCACCGGGGCTGCCCCCACCGTGGCGCCCCCGAGAACCGCCGCTATCGCCGCCGCCCACACCGCTCTCATGATGTCCTGGCCCTCTTGTGTAACGCAGGCTACGCCCGCAGGGGGACTGACGCGAGGACAGGGCGGACCGGGCTAGGGGGGGTTCGTCACATCCGCGGGGTACCCAGTTCCCGGCGCAGGCGGTCAACCGTCCGCAGGAT
This sequence is a window from Candidatus Acetothermia bacterium. Protein-coding genes within it:
- the disA gene encoding DNA integrity scanning diadenylate cyclase DisA; translation: MGPRRDARLELLRRTAPGTPLREAIDRVVQLGRGGLILIADREVASPVIAAGFELNAPFTPQAIGELSKMDRAVVVDEDLRTILYANAHLVPDPTLPSQETGTRHRVAEQIARQLDRPVIAISEERRQVTLYRGEWKYELQEIQTLISQVSQGLLILDRYRRELRDLLTELAPLEFEQRVLPYHVAAVIQRILQMLDLEKEIKLSLVELGMHKELPERHLAGLMRGVREELEFIVRDFQTDPSRPVEEVMAELLGMGREDLVNPEAVLKPLGLVDEEDLERPLPSRGYRLLSKIPRLPMSVIERLVQEVGALDQLQRANRRQLEKVKGIGEARARAIKYGLARFKTGYAAILEGF
- a CDS encoding PKD domain-containing protein; this translates as MKKLFAAAMLGALAALVGCTPQVGPATKILAVITAAPTQGQAPLQVHFDATRSTDPEGALTDFLWDFGDGSPVASGREVDHTFDRAGEYMVTLVVVGPSGTGRATTVVRALNNPPTAAFTFYPRDPFEDEEVTFDGSGSSDPDGDIVRWTWDFGDGATGDGEIVRHTFANPGQYLVVLTVTDSAGAEGRTSGLVTVGDCSSGRCGRRR
- a CDS encoding purine-nucleoside phosphorylase codes for the protein MENRRFENVNMPCGVEVPKEIERIEQAAAALARLGRPEVAVVLGSGLSQVLPLQGERTLRFPDIPGFPAPTVAGHAGEVAVGEVSGRTVLVQRGRVHYYEGHELGEVVFPVRVYAVLGVKVLVLTNASGAIAFGLEPGDLVLVSDHINLLGGNPLRGPNLDRLGPRFPDMTAAYDPELRRRAREAAQDLGITVKEGVYLATTGPSYETPAEIRAFRALGADLVGMSTVPEAIAARHAGLRVLAISCVTNLAAGVSPTPLSHDEVIAITRRKAGELGRLLLALIPNL
- a CDS encoding PKD domain-containing protein, whose translation is MRGRYLIVGGGLAVALALGGCVAKFQMKPPEALFALRPSEGVAPLTVICDGSLSFADQGRITEYIWDFGDGSRGLGPVVSHTYERGGTYRVMLEVYDERGLSSRRETQVTVRFPAPTARFTYAPWRPGTGETIVFDASASTSPNGAIVEYRWAFGNGQWASGRSVEHRYWYGGGYPVTLTVVDAAGQEHTVTQVVEVQGGPGCQAP